The window CTGCACCGGGAGTTCGCCGACCGGGTCCGCACCGGCATCGTGCCCCGCCCGGGCGCGCTGGAGCTGCTGCGGGCCCTGGCCCGCGAGGGCGTCCCCACCGCCCTGGTCACCGCCTCCCCGCGCGCGGTCGCCGACACCGTCCTCGACGCCCTCGGCCGCGACCTGTTCGCCGTCTCGGTCACCGCCGACGACACCGAGCACACCAAGCCGGCCCCCGACCCCTATCTCGCCGCCTGCCGTGCCCTCGGCGTCGAGCCCGCCGCGTGCGTGGCCGTCGAGGACACCGGCACCGGAGTCACCTCGGCCGAGGCGGCGGGCTGCGTGGTCCTCGCCGTGCCCTCGCTCGCCCCGATCGACGAGGCCCCGGGGCGGACCGTACGGGAGTCCCTGGAGTCCGAGACCCCGGCGAGCCTGCGCCGGCTGGTCGCCCCCGACGGACCGACCCTGCGGGTGATGACCTGGAACCTCTGGCACGGCGGCACCAGGGTCCGCGACCACCGCGCCAAACAGCTCAAGGTCATCACCGAGACCGGCGCCGACGTGGTCGGCCTCCAGGAGACCGGCGGCACCGCCGCCCAGGAACTCGCCGAGGCCCTCGGCTGGCACCACCACCGGGCCGGCGACAACCTCGGCATCATCAGCCGCCACCCGATCACGGCCCGCTTCGGCGACCCCGACGTGGGCTTCTACGGGGCGGCGGGCGTCCGTATCAGAACCGGCTCCGGCTCCGAGGTGGACATCTGGACGGTCCACCTGGACTACACGCCCTACGGGCCCTACGAGGCCGCCTTCGACGGGCTGGAGGCCGCCGAGCTGATCGCGCACGAGGAGGTGCGGCTCGCCCAGCTGCGGGACTGCCTGCGCCGGATCGACGGCAGCGTGCCGGTCGTCCTCGTGGGCGACTTCAACAGCCCCTCCCACCTCGACCGGCCGGACGTCGACTGGCCGGTCACCCTCGCCGCCGAGACGGCCGGTCTGCGCGACTCCTACCGAGAGGCCCACCCCGACCCCGTACGGGAGCCGGGCCACACCTGGTCGCCGATCCACGTCGCACACGAGGACGGCAGCGGCCGGCCGGAGCCCCAGGACCGCATCGACTTCGTCCTGCACCGGGGCCTCGCGGTCCTCGACTCCCGGACCTACGTCAGCGGTTCACCCCACCCCTGGCCGGACGTCGAGGACAACGACTGGCCGTCGGACCACGCGGCGGTGATCACCACCTTCGCGCCGGTCACGGACGCCGGGACGTGACCTCCTGATATCCGGTGGGCCGGACGGGCCCGCCGGACTAGCATCGGTGCCATGACCTGGCGACATTGATCCACCAGCCGTGCCTCCTCCCGAGGGCCACCTCGGACGCCGCAGCGACGACGTCCGATTCGCCCCCTCGGGAAGGCCTCATGACTCTCTCACCCACGCGTGTGCCCGATGCCCGGACCAGCGGTGTCCGGCGGCTGACGGCCACGCTGTACGGCTACGCGTTCCTCGACGACTTCGTGCTGCTCTACCCGGTGTACGCGCTGCTGTTCAGTGACGCCGGACTGTCGATCTGGCAGATCTCCTCCCTGTTCGCCCTGTGGTCGCTCACCGGGATCCTGCTGGAGGTCCCCTCCGGCGCCTGGGCCGACACCGTCTCCCGGCGGCTGCTGCTCTGGCTGGGCCCGCTGCTCACCGCGGCCGGCTTCGCGCTGTGGGTGGCCGTCCCGTCGTACGGGGCCTTCGCTGCGGGCTTCGTCCTGTGGGGTGTGCGCGGCGCCCTCGGCTCCGGCGCGCTGGAGGCGCTGGTCTACGACGAACTGGACCGGCTCGGCGCGGCCGACCGGTACGCGCGCGTCATCGGCCGGGCCCAGGCGGTCGGCATGGTCGCCGTGATGGCGGCGATGGGGCTGGCGGGACCGGTCCTCGACCTGGGCGGCCATCCGGCCGTGGGCGCGGCGAGCGTCCTGGCCTGTGTGCTGACCTCGCTGGTGGCCGTCCGGCTCCCCGAGCACCGCAAGGCCGCGGCGCCGGGCACGGACACGACGGCCTCCACCACCCTCACCACCCTGCGGTCCGGGCTGGCCGAGGTGCGCCGGGACCGTTCGGTACGGGGCGCGATGCTGCTCGTCCCGGCCGTCGGCGCGGTCTGGGGCGCGCTCGACGAGTACACGCCCTTGCTGGTCCGGGACACGGGCGTGGCCGAGGGGACGGTGCCCTATCTGCTGCTGGTGATCTGGGTGGGGCCGGCGATCGGCAGCCTGCTGACCGGGGCGGCGGAGCGGTTGAGCAGGGCCGGACTGGGGGTGGTGCTGGCGGGCTCGGCGGTCGCGCTGGCCGTGGGAGCGCTGATGGGGACGCCGGTCGGTATCGGGCTGGTGGCCGTCGCCTTCGGTGGCTTCCAGCTGGTCAACGTGCTCGCCGACGCGCGCTTGCAGGACCGGATCGAGGGGGCTCGGCGGGCCACGCTGACGTCCGTGGCGAGCATGGGGACGGAGGCGGCGACGGTGGCCGTGTTCGCCGCGTACGCCGTGATCGGGGCGTCCGCCGCGCACGGGGTCTCGTTCGCCGTGTTCGCGGTGCCGTATCTGGTGACGGCGGCCGTGCTGGTGGTGCGGAGGGGGGTGTAGAGCGGGGCCGGCAGCCCGAGGCGCGGCGGGGCCGGCAGCCCGAGGCGCGTGCAGGGGCGGGGCGGGGGCGCATCCCCGGGCGCGCAGGCACGGGGGTGGCGACCCCCTCCCTGCGACGCAACGAATCGCCGTCCCCGCCGCTTCACACGCAACGAATGCCCCGCTGGTGCGCAATGGCCGCCGCTTGTCCGGTTCGGCGCTCCGACCGTACCGTCTAGGTGACCCCCGATCCCCCTTGTCCCGGTGAGGAACACGCATGCGTACCGCCCTGCTCCAGAGCTCCGGTCGGCCCGGCTCGGTCGTCGGGAACCTGAAGGTGCTCGACGAGGCCGCGGGACGGGCGGCGGCCGCCGGGGCGGGGCTGGTGGTGGCGCCGGAGATGTTCCTCACCGGGTACGCGATCGGCGACGACATCGCGCGGCTCGCCGAACCGGCCGACGGGGAGTCGGCCGACGCGGTCGCCGAGATCGCGGGGCGGCACGGGGTCGCGATCACGTACGGGTATCCGGAGCGGGCCGGGGACGCGGTCTTCAACTCGGCGCAGCTCGTGCGTGCCGACGGTGTCCGGCTCGCGAACTACCGCAAGACCCATCTCTTCGGC is drawn from Streptomyces bottropensis ATCC 25435 and contains these coding sequences:
- a CDS encoding HAD-IA family hydrolase, whose amino-acid sequence is MSRLPLQAALFDMDGTLVDTERLWWDAVEEVAAGLGRALTEADQPDVLGRPVEHTAAWLAGITGAPSDGLAADLHREFADRVRTGIVPRPGALELLRALAREGVPTALVTASPRAVADTVLDALGRDLFAVSVTADDTEHTKPAPDPYLAACRALGVEPAACVAVEDTGTGVTSAEAAGCVVLAVPSLAPIDEAPGRTVRESLESETPASLRRLVAPDGPTLRVMTWNLWHGGTRVRDHRAKQLKVITETGADVVGLQETGGTAAQELAEALGWHHHRAGDNLGIISRHPITARFGDPDVGFYGAAGVRIRTGSGSEVDIWTVHLDYTPYGPYEAAFDGLEAAELIAHEEVRLAQLRDCLRRIDGSVPVVLVGDFNSPSHLDRPDVDWPVTLAAETAGLRDSYREAHPDPVREPGHTWSPIHVAHEDGSGRPEPQDRIDFVLHRGLAVLDSRTYVSGSPHPWPDVEDNDWPSDHAAVITTFAPVTDAGT
- a CDS encoding MFS transporter; translation: MTLSPTRVPDARTSGVRRLTATLYGYAFLDDFVLLYPVYALLFSDAGLSIWQISSLFALWSLTGILLEVPSGAWADTVSRRLLLWLGPLLTAAGFALWVAVPSYGAFAAGFVLWGVRGALGSGALEALVYDELDRLGAADRYARVIGRAQAVGMVAVMAAMGLAGPVLDLGGHPAVGAASVLACVLTSLVAVRLPEHRKAAAPGTDTTASTTLTTLRSGLAEVRRDRSVRGAMLLVPAVGAVWGALDEYTPLLVRDTGVAEGTVPYLLLVIWVGPAIGSLLTGAAERLSRAGLGVVLAGSAVALAVGALMGTPVGIGLVAVAFGGFQLVNVLADARLQDRIEGARRATLTSVASMGTEAATVAVFAAYAVIGASAAHGVSFAVFAVPYLVTAAVLVVRRGV